The following DNA comes from Augochlora pura isolate Apur16 chromosome 6, APUR_v2.2.1, whole genome shotgun sequence.
gagctCAAGGAGTATCAATGTTGGGATAAACAACGTCGTTGTTTGGAATATACTATTCATGAACGAGAGCTGAAAgagaataaaaggaaattgGAGGAGCTTGAGAAATCCAGAGCAAATAGCGGAGCCGAACAAGCGCGTTTAGGAGCGGAAGCAAAAACTGCACAAGAGATGGTTAGAGGTGCAACAAAACGCCTCAAAGAAGCAAAGAAAGAAGTGCAAACTgcgaaagaagaaagagataCACTCAGGTAATATCAACGAAGTTATTTGGAGACTATGGTTGTATCGTAAATgcttacaaaaatttcatccaTAGTGCTGAACAACAACAGCTACTCAAAGAAAAAACCAAATTAACACTAACTATTAATGATTTGTTGGAAGAAGTAAAAGGAGATAATGACAGTAGAAAACGTGCCCAACAGgagttagaaaaattgaaaggaaaTATCGCAGGACGAGAAGCTGAATTGGAAGAACTCAAACCTGAAGTAAGTTATACCCCGCCTATGGTgctctacaatttttaaaataaaattgacgtCAACATCGTATTTGTAGTATGAGGAAATGAAGCGAGTGGAAGAGGAATGTACACGCGAATTACAATTGAAAGAGCAAAAACGGAAAGAATTATATGCCAAACAGGGACGTGGCAGTCAATTTACTAGCAGGgtattcaattttactttattactaAGCCAAAAATTGTGAACcctattgtttaatatttccttGGTGCTAGGATGAGAGAGACAAATGGATACAAAATGAGCTTAAACAACTCACCAAACAAATTAGAGATAAAGAAGAACATCAGAGAAAGATTAGTGAGGATTTGAAGAAAGATGCGGAGAAGCAAGTTATTTTAGAGAAAAAGATTGACGAGCATACACGTGAAATGGAACAACAACGAGTATCTATAGATGAACATAATAAGCAATACTATGAACTAACTAAAGCAAAGGACCAATGTCAAGCCACACGAAAAGAACAGTTTGTTCACTGTACAATGTTTtacatttatgaaattttggCGAAGTATTAATGACATTTGTTGCATTGCAGGTATCGTCAGGAGAGTGTGTTGCAACTTAATTTGTCAGGGCTCAAAGAAGACTTGGCTAAGGCGGATCAAAGTTTGCGGTCCATGGCTGGAAAGCCTATTCTAAACGGTCGAGATAGCGTTCGAAAAGTGCTGGATACGTTTAggtaattaacattattttatttacaaagtaTAATCTTCGCTAATGACCGCTTGTATGTCCAGAACACGTAAAGAAATGGCTCACGAGGTAAGTAGTTACTATGGGCCTGTAATAGAGAATTTCAGTTgcgagaagaatttttatatggcTGTGGAAGTGACTGCTGGAAATCGATTGTTCCACCATATCGTGGAAACAGATAAATTCGGGacgaaaattttgaaagagaTGAATAATCAACGGCTTCCGGGAGAAGTCACGTTTATGCCTTTGAACCGTCTACACGTAAAAGATATAGACTATCCAAAGACTGGCGACGCTATGCCTATGATATCAAAATTAGAGTACGACGAGAAGTACGACAAAGCTTTGAGGTGAAAAACGAACATAAAACATGTAAATGTTAGTAGTATGTAATTGATTGTAGCACATTGgtataatatgaatttttcgaagcgcagatatatttttggaaaaacaTTAATCTGCCGTAACTTAGAGACTGCGACGAATTTGGCACGTACGTCCGGATTGGACTGCGTAACTCTGGAGGGTGACCAAGTATCGTCAAAGGGATCATTAACGGGTGGATACTTTAATACGCTAAGGTCGCGTTTGGAAATACAAAAGACCAGATCAGAATTAATGGCGCAAATTTCGTCCCTCGAATCTCAATTGACCACTCTTAAAGACGAGATTAGAAAAGCAGATCAAAACATTAGTTCTTATGTTAGCGAAATGCAGAGAACTGAAACCAAAAACAGCAAAGCAAAGTGAGTTATCGTTACTATGTTTTACATTGGCACTAGTATGGTTTCCGAAATATtagtttgtttcttttattacagAGACGTGTACGATAAAATGAAAGCGGAAATACGACTCATGAAGGAAGAGTTAAGTGCAATCGGAAGATACCGCACGCCAAAAGAAAGAAGCCTTGCTCAGTGCACATCAAGTTTGGAAGCCATGCGCGCAACAAAAGAAGGTTTGGAAAGCGAACTGCATCAAGAACTTATGGCACAATTATCTGTTGCTGACCAGCGCCAGGTATTAAAAGTCaaagtagaaaaatgtttgaattaGAGCTATTGATTTGCTTACTGCTTACTATATTCTAGGTAGACACATTGAACGACGATATAAGACGTCTAACAAAAGACAATAAAGAAGCATTCGCGAAGCGTATGAGGCTAGAAGCCGAGAAAAACAAGCTGGAGAATCTGTTGACTAATAACTTGGTAAGAAGGAAAGACGAGTTAGTTCAAGCTTTGCAAGAAATATCGGTGGAAGATCGGCAACGACAATTGGAATCCTCGAAAGCACAATTAGCAGATATCGAGAAGAGATTACTAAAAGTGAATTCAGATTTTAAGTCTCAGAACGAACGAGTAACCAATGCAataaaaaaggtaaaaatgTGGCATGTGTCAATTGaagattatatattaatttatcgtttttCTCATATTAGCAAAAAGCCGAGTCATCAGAAGTTGAGAAGTGGaagattaaagaaaaagaggcaCAAGAAGAAATAGAAGCTGATGCTAAGAATTTGGAAAAGTTAGCCAGCAAATTGAACATTTTAGAACAGAAAATAGTGGAATGTACGCAGAAAATCACAGAACTTGGAGCATTGCCTAGTCACGAAGTGTACTCTCAATTTAGCGCAATGTCTACGAAACAGTTGTTTAAAGAAATGGAGAAGGCAAACAATCATTTAAAGAAATACAGgtacaatattaattgaattttaactACGAgtgaaaatacatataaagtGTAATATAATGATATGTTTAATCTTGTTTCAgtcatgtaaataaaaaagcgTTGGATCAATTCATGTCGTTTAGTGATCAGAAGGAGAAATTagtaaaaaggaaagaagaattAGATAGGGgcgatgaaaaaattaaagaattgatGTCTGTATTGGAACAGCGTAAATGCGAAGCTATACAATTCACCTTTAAACAAGTATGTAGTTCAGTGATACTTTGtactcttcttctttttttatttcctgcATGTCAACTTCAATCTGTTCTTTTTAGGTAAGCAAATATTTCAGTGAGGTTTTCAAAAAACTTGTTCCATCGGGACACGCGCAATTAGTCATGAAAACAGCCGATGGTGAAGAAGGAGATGATACGACAACAGAATCAGCTGATTCTGACAGGTTTATTGGAGTTGGTAAGTTTTTATAtccgttattaatattaggtGTCAAGAGTGTAAGGAGAGAGTAATCGTTAGATCTTCTGAATCTGGCTAGGTATACGAGTTTCTTTCACCGGTCACAGAGCTGAAATGAGAGAAATGAACCAATTGTCTGGTGGACAAAAATCATTGGTAGCGTTGGCATTAATATTTGCGATTCAAAAATGCGATCCAGCACcgttttatttgttcgatGAAATTGATCAAGCTTTGGATGCACAACACAGAAAAGCTGTAGCGGATATGATTCACGAGCTTAGTTCCGATGCCCAATTTATCACAACAACATTTAGGTAATCTTCTTCTTATACTTAAGTttacaatgtattttatttatttgcgtttaattttgtaacttttTAACAGGCCTGAGTTGTTACAACATGCGAACAAATTTTATGGCGTCAAATTCAGGAATAAAGTATCTCACGTTGTATGCGTAACGCGAGAAGAAGCAGCCGATTTTGTAGAGGATGACACAACGCATGGTTAATCTAGGTTATAGATTGTTAACTaaactgcgaatctttatgtAAATACCTATTTTCGTAAGatgtattatacaaatacggaagtattattattaattaaagaaatattaataatctttgTTTGTATGCATGATTctacataatttaaaagattggatgtaccataaatgcataaaggtTCGCAGACTATTTATAACTATGTAAAagtttatatttgtttttctattgtatttaaacacgtataataatatatacgtcATTTTGAACTGATGGACTTTATTCTCACATCGTATTTACACCAATGAGAAGtacataaaaatgtgaaaaattatagggagaatgaaaaaatttaattactgaaAATCATTAGATCCTCCTGctacttttcttttcgttGACTCGTCAAACTGTCGTGCATACTTGTTACAGTGCTCTCTATCAATTCTGGTATAACAACACCATTTACATCAATAAAGTTTGCTACAGATTTTGTAACACTAGTTTCGCTTATGCTTCCAGTAGATGCATTTTTAACGGACAGTACCAGATTATACTTGtcgtcatatttttttaagtatgAACTAGCTTCCCAAATAAGATCAGGATTAAAACTTGCTGGATCTCTGGAAGAtaagaaatatcaattaatacaACTTTTACAAGCATTAAGTATAATACAactttaatagtaatattaatgatacattaatagtaatataactTTTTTGCATTAAGAATTAAATCTATCATTATTTACCTTTGGATAGCAACAACAAATATTCCTTTCTCTTTGTATGTTGTATACAATGATAAAAGACCCGtcgaaaagaaatataatgtaacacaGACAGCTAAAGCGGGTTTAGATGCTGGGAATGGATACAGATAATCGCAGAGTACAGCTATAAGTGCCAATGTCACAGTAACTCCACAAAGAGCTAGTCGTCCATCAAATAGtgcaaaattttccaaataattatattttttaataagtatatGTTTAACCGCATCATCTAACGCATTCTTGACAGCAGAACCATCCCACTTATTGATTTGTACCACCTGTAACATTAAACCttgttaatttacaatataagtagtgcatttaaaaattaacacaattgaaaaattagaaacaatataaaaactaaTCGCCAAGCCGGTATCTacataaattcaaaaaaaatatataatttatgaaagatgacagacaaatataatatacaaaaaaattatacatcatATAGAATGTATAAGTTATTAAATCTTTACAATtccattgaaaaatgaaattgtaactaTCTAACGGTACCATACGCGACGACATACAATTTCAGTTtttctagaaaatatattaaaaatcatcaaaTTTAACTGTTTTATGAATCAATTAAGTACGTATTAGTTTACAGCGTTCTTCGAATCAATGTTATGGAACTTACGAGATTTTCAGGATTTTTATCTGCACCCATGTTGAACACAACCTTAATTCAAAATACTTGTGGTTACCTATTTTACTGGTACACAGTTTTGTACACGTCAAATCATTAAAAACTTTTGGGCTGATTCATAATATTTCTGGCTAGAACATTTACAATACTCCCGCAATAAGAACTCCCTTACTAGTTTTGCACTTGGCGATAGTAATACCTCTTGTGGAGACAAAGTAAAGCTTAATTTGGAGATCGCACAGCGCCTATTTGAATAGTGACAAAACATTGAAACTGTTAGCTAAATTATGGACAGTCGATTTTGACTAACATTTTGAGCGTTTGGTCACAACCTCAGTCAGCATTGTACGGACATTAAACGGAGTTTCATCTTTTCTCTCACAAAGAACGTCACAGTCGCCCTCGTGTTCACGATGTTGAGATGTTTAAAAgcaataattatgataaaatttagTAACCAAAAAGTATACAAAAGGGTACAGAAATGTTCATAAGAATTTGTTGCATATATATCGTAAAAAAAACCAAACGACTACAACACagactataattaattaatgtaatggATAGTTAAACATCAAAgagcaataaattttgttttacaatgttattatttgttttttttttacatgttCCCGAAGCAGTAGATCTTCcttaattttgttatagttTGTGTTTTTAGGCGATCCTGTGTTGTGCCCATATGGGCGATGGTGGCGCCTCTTTTAAGAAAAAACACGAAGCTTCATTCGTGTTCTGTACAGCACCAATGGGGATAATAACAAAGCACTCAAATTATGAACCAAATTACTGTCAGTCGACATTGGCTGACAGTTTAAGCGTTTTGCCACTATCTCAATTGGCGCTGTCAGAACGGAACTTCATTTTTTGTCCACAAGGGTCGCTGCAAGCGCCCACGTGTGCATGGTGCAAGGCcgcttaaaaatatcaattatggCAAAATTAGGCAACCATAAAATAAACCAAGGGCACAgatttttttagaagaatCTACCAGGTCGTTATtgtgtaaaaaagaaatcggcAGCgacgtaaaatgtaaataattaattaaaacagtgGTTAAAACACTGTTAAtagtaacaaatttttgtcatatttATCGATACTCGGTCGTAGCTGACCGAggttgttttattttccagAGTGTGAGGTCAACGGCCTCGAAGTGCCATTGATTGTATGGAGACTCATAACCGATAACTATAAAGTTTTCCATCGGTTAACCGATCTTcacaaaatattcgaattcgCAATACACCTCGCGTTCAGAGGAAGAAAGAATGGAACCGATAAGCGGAGTAATTATCGAAACGCGTACATGGCGAGTTAACGAGGTTGTTATTGGTCGAATATGATCACCggtaaaattgaaacagagAATTTACGGCCAGGAAGAATCGTACAGGTCGTTCTTGGGGAGAGCATAGGGGGACAGGCCGACACGAACACGTAACAGTTATTTCCAGAAAAATTCCGCTGGGTATGTTTTCGTCCGGTGCACCAGGCGAACGCAGTCGCTTAATTAAAACCCGTGTAAATCGACTAGCAGCGTGCAAGCGCGCCCGCGACCAAGCGCCAGCCATCGCTAcgccaattaattttataccgGAACGGGCGAAGAGAGAGGAACCAAGGGAAAAATAAGCGGACGCGGCTCAAGGGAGTGACTATTCCGTGAAAACCCTGCTGGCAAATTGGTTCGCTCTTCAGGCTTCTAgatcgcgacgcgtcgaaaaCGATCCAATTATCGTCGGCCACCGAATTGCATTCCCTGTGATTTTTCCTTGAATCGAACAGTTTATGCTGCCCAGAACCGAGAAAGCTTTAGGTCAATGCTCGGCGAAGAGAGCCGGAAGGTTGGTCGAACGCGATTGTTTGACTAGCTCGCCGCGTGGCTCTCAACGGTGGTCCTTCCCTCGAAATGAATCGAACAATCACAGAACAATCGTTCTGCCCTTCTTTCATAACACTTGTAAAACGCGATGTTTCAGGTGGTATTTTTCTCCGTGGACCGTCTCGTCTCATCAATGAACATTTCAGAAATGGAAAATACGTGCCCTCTGATTTGAAATTAAAGGTCGGTCTTGGAACATCCTGAAATATTCAAGAGTCAAATATTCTTTCGGGTAACGTGCCGAGAGCAAGGCGAGCAAGGGTTGAAGGCTGGAGAGGGGCAACATAATTTTCTGCTTCCACTTGCAGCGGATTTCCAGCGAAAAAGTGGCATGGTTCCTTTTACCTTGCCCAGAGTCTTGGCTGGAATACAAACTCCATCTAATCTCCTTTTCCCGGGGTTCACTGGATTCAGACGATACAATTTCCCTTCTCGTTCGCCGAGGGATTTTGAGATGGGTCTAGGGACTTCCGacggaattaataataatcatggCTTCTTAATTCGCCGCACAAGATCGACCGGTAGGCTGTTCGGCGTTTACAGAAATCGAGGCGAGATCCCGTTACGAGAGGAACACGGGGGATGGGGGTTCGATCGgagcgaaaagaaaattatcggGGAGACTTCCGTCATGCTCGAGCAGCGCGCGCAGCCGCGACGTTCGCGAACGCTCGCATACAAGACCCGCGAGCACACGCACGCCGGGCGAGGTGAAGCGAGGTCGATGGAAAGTGGCATAATCGCGGATGTGGATCGGCTCAAGGAGAGCAGAAGAAGAGATCCTTTACCTTACTTATGTAACGAGCGGCCGGTCTGTGTGTCTCGTGTCTTCGACCGTCTCCCGAACACGCAAAGACCCTTTCTCGATCGTATTCCCCTCTACCTCATCCCCCGTTTGGGAgccccttctctctccctttctctcttcctttctctcctccAGGTCCTTTCCTCCTCTTTCGTTTTTCGATAGTTTGTAAACCTAACCCGGTGTCCCTGAAAATCTCTCGGCTTTATTGGATCGCCGACCGCGAATCATCCCCGTTTCTTCGTTTCGAGCAAACGCAACGGTGATTAGCTGTTAGTGTCCCATGGGCCCGAAGACAATGCTCCACGATCGCTTCTTTCTTCGCACTGGTcgataattcatttatttattcatatatacgGGTGGAACGtccatttttacaatataaaagtagaaggtaatattaatgtaatacagAATTTGTGATCTTTAATTTGGTATGTGTAAAAACGAATCTTCCGATGTTGATGGCAAATATGTTTATTTGATTGCTGCTGTTACTAACAATTTCAAGTGTCTTGTAAAACGGATCAGTCGCATTAGACCTCGATGAGTATAGTGCAGTGTCGATCTAGCAAATCGGGAAGAAGTATCGAAGTTGACAAGTAAGACGAAGCTTGGATTATTGATCAAGTAATACAGGGtatcccggaaatcgtagtacaaccgggcagaggggtgattctacataaaagagaagaaaatattttggtataacattttttcatccggtgctccgttttcgtgatgaTCGACATCAAAGTTCGTTGAACttgtaaatgatttaatacaatttgctcgTCGTGTATTATTAATCAAGTCAAGTGTCGTGTTCATGTATAGCAagtttataacataaatgatGTAATTTCCATATAGCAAATGTTACACATATGAAACATAAGATTGCTgaggcattcgaaaaattaaaaagcgataacaacttacaatctgtccagatgtcattaattcatcgagTAAACTTATGTATGCAGCAGCGAGGAGGACATTTTCACcaattattgtagcattgTAATTGTTAGtagtaagaataaaaaataaagaataaaaaatgagtaatcaGTAGACAcattttgtattgtttcaaccgcacaattatcactgtttgtaaacactaTCCCGAACAGAGAGaagcaaattgtattgaaTGGTTTACAAGTTCAACGAACTTTggagtcgattatcacgaaaacggagcaccggatgaaaaaatcttataccaaaatattttcttctttttttatgtagaatcaccccctgcccggttgtactacgatttccgggacaccctgtatataaatttgtacaaaaatcATGGATCCTTAATGATTCTTCTGCACCCCAGGAATTTCTTCGCActtcatttccattttatatgatttattagtGCAGTTTATggatatgaaattgagtctataCAACAGGTACCCTTTGAACAGTTGATAACGTAAAAGTTTGATTGGTATATTATATGACAATTTTGAGTGGCAGCTTAAAGCTTCcattcgagtacaaaggatTAAGCGAGGGTATTAGAGGGCCGTAGTTGTGATCAATTCGCGAAAATGTTTGACCCATTTTATAGacaacaaaatgaaaaaacttAACAATGCATATTCAAGGATGGGGCGTGtgattatatagtattatatatgtagACATTTTAGTTGCCTGAAGAATGGGCTCGATAGTGACGCGGAATAAAATGTTCGTAGAAATCAGAACCGTTGAAAagatgaattttattccagtTAATCATAATTACGGTAACACTGGTAACAAGTGCGTCGAAGACGTAAACATGGCTCCAGCTGGATGCTACGTTTTTTTGTAGCCAGAATCCTCGAAACATAATGTTATATCTCCAAGCGGTTGCTACTCGCttattctttttctccctTCCGCTTCATCCCTTGACCGGCTGTTCCCTGGCAGCGGCCGGATATCGCTCAACGACCATCTTCGAGCGGTCGAGTAGCGACTTGGTGACTAAGCGGGTTCCGCGGGCGCATGTGTGAACCGTTTCTTCGGAAACTCGAACTCGTACGTCATTCCCTGTAGTCTTTTTCCTGGGTGATCGAACATCTTGGCACTCGGTCACCTGCGCAACAATAGTAACATATACATTCGAACTCACAGTATCAGCGATTTCACGGGCATCCTTACGTTCGTTTCCATGCctttatttatgtaaacatTCGGAACTcaaattttgttgttgttatcatcatcattattattactactgttattattaccaCTATTATCGTacctttcttttaaatttctaagAAAAATTGCACTAATCGAACAATTACAAGAGTATtagaaaataacatttactttTACAATGTATGCACAAAATTTGACGACTCGAAACTCGAAAGTATTCTTTACATACATATGGTAGAAAATTATGCTAAATAGTTAAGACGGTTGCTGCTTTTCGAGGTTCTGGGGCAGTGCCACGCGGTCCAACACAGTGCTCTTACCGGAAAGCAACCCTGCCTTCCCCACTCCGTGGCTAGATCCTCCACGAACAGAGTTCTTATTCTTTGGCAATACAATGACGGTTGCTTGCCTTCCCTAAACACATTTCTCACAAACAGTCAATGCCTTGACATTCGATAGCTGGAAGAGCCAATGTGGTCatcagccgtcgcgtcgcctgtCGCCAGGACTGTTTAGTCTCGCTCACTCTCCGGGCCATACGCATTCTTAGATCCTGCCATAAATCCATCGACGGCCGAGCATCGTTCGGTCGTCCCTATCtccaattttcttaaattaatacattgcCGCTAACGCATACTATTTGCATACGCTACATTTTGTTATGTGATTGTTGTCTTTTCTCTAACGTAAATGAACGGCATCAAGAGTCAAACAATAAAGTCAGGCCCGAAGAGCTCCAGGCCCGAAAGAAGAAGCTCAGCCGTATTACGGCGAGGGTTAAAGACCATTTTAAAAGGCTTATTCGACGGTCGATCGCGTCGAATTCGGAAAAGGAGACGGACGAGTCTCGCTTTCTTAAGAACCGCGAGCCCCTGGCTGGTTTCCAGCGGCGGAGGGTCCAGCTTCCTTCGACGGATGTCCTTTTTTCGCGCGTCGAAACGAGCCGGAAAGCTCGGGTGGGCTGGAGAGGAGAATCATTTAACGGCGGCTCGTAAAAGTCAGAAGCACGGGGCCGTAAAGGCGTTATTCCGGCGCACCGGTGATTTCGACACCGAAAACcgaagaggggaggggagcTGTTGTTGTCGGAGGTCATTCGTCGGTTCAACGTTCGGGCCGTTTACCTGGCCGCAGAGCCGGCCCACAGAACCTTGGCCATCGAGGTTCCGCCACGCGTCTAATTACCATTTGTCCAGGGACACCGATGTTCCTGAGGCGCGTTCGCGACTCTTCCCGATCCTCGACACCGTCCCGGCGAACCCACCGGTGACCGTACCGGTGAAAGAGAGACCGGGGAGAAGCGAGAGGCGACAAGATCAATCGACGATCAAGGGAACCGTGTTTCGGAATTAATCGTGCACGCTCGGAGCGAGGTGGAGAGGCAGCTCGCGCGTACACCTGAGACAGCCGACCGCCGAAGAGTGCCTTGACCCTGACAGAGgattccgcgcggcgaagAAAAGTGCAAAGGAACCGATGACTCGGCCCCAGTCGCGATTCGGGTCGAGTCACCTTGCCTAGCAACTTTCCGCGGCCGTTCGCGCACGGATGCGCCGAGGAAACGAACTACGGAGGAAGAAGCGGCGACAGTGACGCAACTTTTCACCGTCAACGTCTCTCCGCGGACGCCATCCGAGCCCGCAAAATTCACGGCGAAGAAAGACAGCGTCTCGGGACGCGGAAACGAATCTAACAGTTTCAGCCTGTTTGGCTGGGACGGGCCTTAAAGGCGTACTATTTCATCGCTCGAATCCTCCAGGATGAATTGGATGGGGTATCATTCTTCTTTCTTAAACCTAGCTGCCTTTGCAGGGAGCGATCCGAGCAGGCGGGGACTCTGGTGCTCTTGCTTTCGACGAAGTCAGGCCAATGTCCGCAGGGCAATTTCTGCTTCGGATCACGCATGTTCGTACAAATTCCCATTTTTGTAGACAGTTTTTTTAAGACAGTGGAGAGCATTAATCCTCGCTTGTACCGGAGGTTGAGCGTCCCCCCATGATTTGGTCCAAACGGACCCATTGTTTTATGTATACAAACATTTCGAGCTAAAATTTTGTCATGTTATCATTACCATCATTAccattagtattattattaccgttATCTTACCGTACTTCGTTTTATATAGCAATTACATTTACTGTAATCGATGGTATTAAGCAAACGGCAACGACTGTTAAATAGTCATCGCCGGCATCGAGATCTAGGTCCGAAAAAAACCCGGACGTGATTCGGCGAGGGGTTGAAATCGAAGCCTCCTTAATAGATTGAAAACAGCATCCGGAACTGAGAGATCAAAGACCGCACCCCtcaagaaagagaaagagacgaatGCGGGGGAAGGGAAAGAAGGGAAGAGAGAAGGTAGGCGTCGACGAGGTTACGACTTATCGACTCGGCGACTCGTCGACTCGGAACCATTTCCCTTTTCCTGGATCCCCGTTATAATAGCCCGTTCGAGGGCCGATCGAGCGGGCTCCGGCCGATTCGATCGGCTTTCGGAATTCGAATAAGTCACGCCAATGAAAGAAGCGTCCTCGGCCGGAGTAGGGGACACGCGGAATGGGGAATGGAAGGAAATGGGACTGCCGAAGAAGGAGAAAAGCCGAAGAAGCGGGTGGGGATCGGATCGCGGTGGA
Coding sequences within:
- the Smc3 gene encoding structural maintenance of chromosomes 3 yields the protein MYIKQVIIQGFKSYREQTVVEPFDPRHNVVVGRNGSGKSNFFYAIQFVLSDEFSHLRPEQRQALLHEGTGPRVISAHVEIIFDNSDGRLPIDKEEIYLRRVIGSKKDQYFLNKRIVTRNDVMNLLESAGFSRSNPYYIVKQGKINQMATAPDSQRLKLLREVAGTRVYDDRREESKFILKETEGKLEKIQDFLRTIEERLKTLEEEKEELKEYQCWDKQRRCLEYTIHERELKENKRKLEELEKSRANSGAEQARLGAEAKTAQEMVRGATKRLKEAKKEVQTAKEERDTLSAEQQQLLKEKTKLTLTINDLLEEVKGDNDSRKRAQQELEKLKGNIAGREAELEELKPEYEEMKRVEEECTRELQLKEQKRKELYAKQGRGSQFTSRDERDKWIQNELKQLTKQIRDKEEHQRKISEDLKKDAEKQVILEKKIDEHTREMEQQRVSIDEHNKQYYELTKAKDQCQATRKEQYRQESVLQLNLSGLKEDLAKADQSLRSMAGKPILNGRDSVRKVLDTFRTRKEMAHEVSSYYGPVIENFSCEKNFYMAVEVTAGNRLFHHIVETDKFGTKILKEMNNQRLPGEVTFMPLNRLHVKDIDYPKTGDAMPMISKLEYDEKYDKALRYIFGKTLICRNLETATNLARTSGLDCVTLEGDQVSSKGSLTGGYFNTLRSRLEIQKTRSELMAQISSLESQLTTLKDEIRKADQNISSYVSEMQRTETKNSKAKDVYDKMKAEIRLMKEELSAIGRYRTPKERSLAQCTSSLEAMRATKEGLESELHQELMAQLSVADQRQVDTLNDDIRRLTKDNKEAFAKRMRLEAEKNKLENLLTNNLVRRKDELVQALQEISVEDRQRQLESSKAQLADIEKRLLKVNSDFKSQNERVTNAIKKQKAESSEVEKWKIKEKEAQEEIEADAKNLEKLASKLNILEQKIVECTQKITELGALPSHEVYSQFSAMSTKQLFKEMEKANNHLKKYSHVNKKALDQFMSFSDQKEKLVKRKEELDRGDEKIKELMSVLEQRKCEAIQFTFKQVSKYFSEVFKKLVPSGHAQLVMKTADGEEGDDTTTESADSDRFIGVGIRVSFTGHRAEMREMNQLSGGQKSLVALALIFAIQKCDPAPFYLFDEIDQALDAQHRKAVADMIHELSSDAQFITTTFRPELLQHANKFYGVKFRNKVSHVVCVTREEAADFVEDDTTHG
- the Spase25 gene encoding signal peptidase complex subunit Spase25, which encodes MGADKNPENLVVQINKWDGSAVKNALDDAVKHILIKKYNYLENFALFDGRLALCGVTVTLALIAVLCDYLYPFPASKPALAVCVTLYFFSTGLLSLYTTYKEKGIFVVAIQRDPASFNPDLIWEASSYLKKYDDKYNLVLSVKNASTGSISETSVTKSVANFIDVNGVVIPELIESTVTSMHDSLTSQRKEK